ACTTTTCTTGCTCATCGGATAACGGACGCTGCAACCAATCCGATTGACTTTGTTCTTTATCAATGTGTATCTCTAACTGATCCGCCAACGCTTGCTGATAGCCCATTTGCAATTGACCCGTCAAATAAGACAGTGCAATCTGCGTATCAAAAATGTTGGTCAATGGCGGACAACCAGACAAGAGATAAAAAATACCCAAGTCTTCCCCGCACGCATGCCAAATGGCAACGTCAACGTCACTTAGTGCTTGCCAAAGCTCAGCCAATTGCAGCTGCGGCGCATCCAATAAGTAGATATGATCGCCCGTATTTAATTGCACCAGTGCCAAACGTGGATAATAGGTATCGCGCTTAATAAACTCTGTATCTAATGCTACGCGACCACAAATCGCCAATGCTTTAATAACCTCATCAAGTTGATGCTGCTCACGTACCCAAGTTACGGCAGCATCGTTAGCAGTCTCTAACAATGCATCGATGTCTATGCCTGAGGATGAAGATACTGAATGGTTCGCTAAGACATCCTCAGTCACGAGATCATCGGTAGCATTTTGTTGAGGGTTTGAAACGTTCACAGCATGATTGGACACGGGCAGATACCTGCATAAATAGAAGAAAATAAAACACTTAACTTAATAGCATTTTAAGAAAATAGAATAAAGGATAACGTCATTATAACTGTAGTTTGCTATAAAATAAGCCAGATTTATTTTATAGCAAACTTAGATTTTATAAAAAGGAGCGGTTCTGCATGGCTTGACCAAGCGTCATACTATCAAGATACTCAAGCTCCCCGCCCATCGGTACACCTTGTGCTAAGCGGGTAATTTTATTGACGTGGCGTCCGACCGCTTCACTGATGAAATGCGCCGTGGTTTGTCCTTCAACAGTGGTGCCTGTGGCCAAAATCAGCTCTTCAACTGGCTCTTGCTTAACCCGCCAAACCAGTTGATCAATATTTAAGTCATCCGCACTGATACCGTCGATGGGTGATAAATGACCGCCCAACACAAAATAGCGACCACGATAGCCTGCGGTTTGCTCAATTGCCATGACATCGGCTGCCGTTTCGACCACGCACAGCAGACCATCATCACGCCTAGGGTCTTGGCAGAGTGGACACACCGCTTCATCGCTAAAACTATGACAACGCTGGCATTCAACGATATCACGCATTGCTTCGTCTAAGGCCTGAGCCAGTGCCATGCCTTGGGGGCGTTTTTTGGTGAGCAAATGCAGCGCCATACGTTGGGCACTCTTTTGGCCCACACCCGGCAACACACGTAGCTGTTTGACCAGCAAATCAAATTTGGCTGTCAGCAAAGTTACTTCCTTTATTTGTAAACCATAGCTATAAAAATGGGGTCGTATCGTATCGATAACAACCCCATTTTGTCTTTAGCATGAAGTATTTAACGCTTAAAACATGCCTTGCATCCCTGGTGGTAGACCCATACCTGAGGTCGCGCCTGCCATGGTTTCTTCGTATAGCTCATCCGCTTGACGAACTGCGTCATTGATAGCAGCCGCGATCAAATCTTCGATCATGTCTGGCTCATCTTCTAGCAAGCTTGGATCAATGGTCAAGCGCTTGACCACATGACGACCGGTCATGGTCACTTTTACCAGACCACTGCCTGCTTCTGCTTGTACTTCTTTGTTGGCCAGCTCTTTTTTGGCATTCTCAACGTTTGCTTCCACTTTCTTTTGCATGGTTTGCGCTTGTTGCATTAATGCTTGAATATTCATAGTTGCCTCTTTCTTTTATAGTAATAAGTAATGATTAATATAGTCGGTTCAATATAAAAACATACAGTGAGACTAGCGCAAATTTTTTGTAGCCTTTATTTGTCGTCTCTGTCAGTAAAAACACAGCAAGCAAAAAATTGTCGCAGTCACGCACTATAATGCTTAGTATGTATTCTGTTTAATATTGACTATAACGTAACGTGCATGCGCTGACAGTGATTATACCGTTATCTTTATAAACTGTCTAAACCGCGCGCCAAATCTTTGATAATATCTTCTACATCTTCTAAACCGACTGACAGACGAATCAAGCCATCGTTGACGCCAGCCTCTGCACGCTCTTGCGCCGTGAGACGAAAATGCGTGGTCGTCGCCGGATGTGTGATTGTAGTTTTGGCATCGCCCAAGTTATTGGTGATAGAAACCATTTGTGTGGAATCAATCACATGCCAAGCAGCGGCTTTCGCATCGCGGTCATCTGACGCTTTAACTTCAAAGCCCATGATAGCCCCATAGCCATCTTTCATATGATGTTGATGGGTTGCCAGCTCATGTGCTGGATGATCGCTAAGGCCAGAAAAATGCACTTTACTGACATTGGGATGATCGACCAAAAACGCTGCTACTTGATTGGCATTGTGACAATGTGCCTGCATACGCAATTTTAGTGTCTCAAGACCTTTGGTAAAGACCCAAGCATTAAATGGACTCATGCTAATACCGCCTGAGCGTACCACTGTAAAGGCTTCTTGCATTAGCTTGTCGCTACCGACCAAAGCACCACCCAATACTCGACCCTGACCATCTAAGTATTTAGTTGCAGAGTGAATGACCACATCAGCACCCAAATCTAGAGGACGCTGCAATGCTGGTGTGGCAAAGCAGTTATCCACGACCAATAATATGTCATTGGCTTTGCATAGCTCGCTCAAATAACCAAGATCACAAATTTGCGCCAGCGGATTACTTGGGCTTTCACAATAGATCACTTTGGTATTTGGCTGGAGTGCTTTTGCCCACGCGTCATTATCGAAACAATCGACATAGCTGACCTCAACCCCGTATTTGACCATATAGTTGTTAAACAGCCCGATAGATGAGCCAAAGAGCTGATTGGCGGCCAACAAATGATCGCCCGCTTTTAGGTAGGCTAAGCACATGGTCAAAATTGCACCCATGCCCGATGCGGTCGCTACGGCTCGCTCACCATTTTCGAGCGCAGCCAAACGCCGCTCAAAGGTACGAACGCTTGGATTGGTGTGGCGTGAATAGACGTTGCCCGTTTTGGTACCATCAAAGTGTGCTGCTGCATCAGCCGCGGATTGATAGACATAAGAGCTGGTGGTAAAAATAGGTTCTGAGTGTTCGCCTTCATCCGTGCGATGTTGCCCTGCTCGTACAGCAATGGTTTGCATGCCATAATCAAGCCCTAAATCTAAGGCATCATTGCGCCAGTTTGGATCTAATGGGTTCACATTGCTCTCATCATAGGTTTGCGACTGACTCATAAATATTCCATTGCTTTGATTGGTATTGATTTGATTAATATTAAAAAGACTGTTTATTTTTTGATTATTGGCCAACGTACCAGCATTATCATATCATGTTGACTTATTCTAAATAGCAAGCTCGTAAATGAGTGGATGAATCTTATAAAAATAACGTATTTATAATAGGCAGAGATAACGACAGCTGGTAAGCTTAGCAGCGATTTGAATTTTGCCTTGGGTGATATTATCATACGCCTCATATTCAGTGCTATCATCTATAAAAACACATAGCAAATGCAAGCCCATTTCCTTAAAAAATGCTTCACTATATAAAGGTTCACTAAGGTAATTCATTTATGTCCATGTTTAGTATAGAACCTAACAACCTAGCTCTGAGTCTCACACTTGGACTTAGCTTAAGCCTTAGTGGATGCCAAGTTTTGCCAAAGCAACCGCATTTGCCCGAAAGCGTTGCACTATCAGCACGTGTTGACGCTTTATATCAGCAGGAAGGCGATCAAGTTAGTGCACAAGATACCGCTGACAATACCAATTTGGTTGCGGCTATTAGTGAGCAGAACAATATCCATCCTGAGCTGTCAGGCTATCATCCCATCGTAACAGGTGCGAACGCTTTTGCATCTCGCAGTATCTTAACTGAAATGGCCACACGTAATATCGATGCACAGTATTATATTTGGCATAACGATCAATCGGGTCAGTTATTGTTAAAAGATCTGTGGAGAGCTGCCGAGCGTGGGGTAATTGTACGCTTGCTATTGGATGATTTTAATAACAATGCAGAATTTGATCAGCATCTTTTGCGTTTTGCCAGTCATCCCAATATTGCGGTACGTATCATTAATCCTTTGGTGCATCGTAAGCTTCAGACATTGAATTATGTCACGGGTTTACCACGTATCAATCGCCGCATGCATAATAAAAGTATGACCTTTGATAAGCAAATTACTATTATTGGGGGACGCAATATCGGCAATGAATATCTGAGTAATGATCAAAACAGTCAGTTTGCAGACTTAGATGTATTGCTGATTGGCAAGGTAGTTGGCGATATTGACAATAGCTTTGCCAGTTACTGGTCTTCACCGCTGTCGTTCGATATCGAAACGTTAGTCACGCCTGATAATGATGTCCCATCTGGTTTCTTAGAAGCACTAGACAAGCTTGGGCCAGAAGATAAGGATGATAATCGTAGTGATGTGACTGTCTATAAGACGGCCATCGAAGAATCTACCATCGATGAAGACTTGCTTAATAAGCGTGTGCCCTTTCGTTGGACAGACATGCAGTTTTTGAGTGATGATGTAGGCAAACTATCAAAAACCGTCTCATCTGAAACCAACTTGGTGCATCAATTGCGCACTTTGCTTGGTAGCCCTACCAAACAATTAACCATTATTTCTTCCTACTTTGTTCCAACCAAAGATGGGGTCAATACATTGGTAAAACTGGCTGAGTCTGGGATTGATATTAAAATTTTGACCAACTCATTTGATGCTACTGATGTGACTGCGGTTCATTCTGGTTACATACAATGGCGCCCTGTTCTTTTAAAGGCAGGCGTTAGAATTTATGAGCTAAAATCAACCGCTTCTGAAGAAAAGCGCGAAAACAAATTGTGGAAAGCGCGCAGCCAGTCCTCAACCAGCTTACATGCAAAAACGTTTGCGGTTGACGACTACCAAGTTTTCATTGGTTCTTACAATGTTGATCCGCGCTCTGCCAATATCAATACCGAAATGGGCGTAATCATCAATGACGACCAACTGGCAAAACAATTGCATGGTGCGCTAAGTGATGATTTGTTGAACCAGGCTTATGAGGTTAAATTACTCGATAACGGCAAACTGCAATGGCATACGATGGAAGATGACAAAAAAGTGGTTTACGACTCAGAACCACGCGTCGATGTGAGTGACCATGTTTGGCTGACCATTATGTCATGGTTGCCTATTGATTGGCTGCTATAGCTGTCATACTAAAAAGTAAAAGTAATCGGAAAACCTACTTCTTAGTAATGAAATAGCTCATGGAATTGGGCATTTTTGACTCATACACGTGTAATCAGATTACTTACTTTTCAATTATTTTTTGCTCAACACTTCATCTTTTCGACCAATCATTATTTTTTATACTGATTTGCCGTTTTTTATTATGGTCAGTTATTTTGACAGTAACTGGCTTGATGAGCACTTTTATATGTGGATACGCGACTTACTATGCCTTCTCGTTCTCAATATGCCCTTATGTCTGCTAAAGACAAAAACATTGTCCTATTAGTATGTTTTAGCAGCGCAGTCGCGTTTTTCGATTTTTTGATTTATTTGTATATCGCTGATGTTGTAGCGACAAATTTTTTCCCTGTCAGTGTCAACCCTACTATTACAAAAATTCAAGGGCTTGGACTCTTTGCCATTGGTTATTTGGCTCGACCTATTGGCGGTCTTATTTTTGGGCGTTATGGTGACATCAAGGGTCGAAAGCCCGTACTACTGATCAGTATGTTAGTAACGGTAATCAGTCTGGCTGCAATGGCAATGCTGCCAACTTACGCCCAATGGGGATTAGTGGCACCAGCCTTATTCATTATATTACGACTGATACAAGGTATTGCTTTTGGGCTTTATGTCCCTCTTGCTTGGGTTTTTGTGGCAGAACATGTACCTCGCCAGTACTCATCAGTAGCCTGTAGCTATGTCACCGCCAGTTTTTATGTGGGGGTTTTATTTTCCAATGCTTTTTTTCTTTGGCTAACCAATAGTATGACACCTGACCAATTGGCCGATTACGGTTGGCGTTTGCCTTTCTTAACTGGCGCTATTTTAAGTCTTGTACCTCTGCTGGCATGGCGCTGGATAGATGAATCGCCATTCTTTGTCGAAATGAAAAAATCAAAGCCTGATAACTATATTGCTAAACCATTCCGTCTTCTTTTTAAACATTGTAAACACTCCATATTTATTGGCATGGTTCTTACGATTATTCTTTCTAGTATAACCACGGTCATTGTACTCTTACTGCCTGATTTGATTGAATTACGCTTTGCTTTAGACAGTGATTTGTTTGGATTCTCACACAGCCTGGGAATTGTCTTTATGGTTCTTGGTTGTATCTTTTATGGTCTGATATCGAACCAACAAAACTTTGGTAAAGTTTTGGCCATTGGTTCTACTTTATTGATCATTCAGATGCTTTTATTCTTTTATCATTTGCAAGCAAGTGGTGACTACATTCTCATTATGTATTCTCTCTTAGGTTTTTCTGCTGGTATTGTCGGTATGGTTCCAGCAATTCTTGTGCGTTTGTTTCCAACCAACGTACGACTAACTGGAATGGCTTTTTGTTATAATATGGCTTACGGTATTGTCGGTGTACTGGTTCCGTTCGGACTTGGCTACGCAACGTTATATGTGAGCTTCTCACCAGCGCTTTATATTGCGTTCGTCGGTTTTATTGGCATTATTATGGGTATTTATTTTTATAACTTACCTGAATTCAAAAAAATCGATGAAGTTATCTGATAAATAGCTGAGTTACATACTCTTAGCTCGTGAACGTACAGTATTTTATATATCGATTTAGTATAAGGGGTTGTTTATTACATACCTCTTATTCATTTATTAGCGATAAAAACGTAAACCGTAAGACTCAAACATTTCATTATTAAAGGCTGTACAACCATGGTTGATATGACCAACAAGCGACTCTCCGTTGCACCCATGATCGATTGGACAACGACAGATTATCGGTACTTTGCACGACTTTTTAACCCTCATACGTATCTGTATACCGAGATGATCAGTACAGGTGCATTGATACATGGCAATCGGGCGCGGCACCTACGTTTTGATGCGCTTGAGCATCCTTTAGTGCTACAACTTGGTGGAGCAGATACGACTGAGATGACTCAGTGCGCAGTGTTTGCTCAGCAATATGGTTATGATGAAGTCAATATCAACGTTGGTTGCCCCTCTGACCGTGTACAGTACAACAAAATTGGGGCATGTCTTATGGCGGAGCCTCATACTGTCGCAGACTTGGTCAAACACATGCAGGCCGCTGTTGATATCCCTGTGACCGTGAAGCATCGCATTGGTATTGATGATTTTGATAGTTATGAGTTTATGGCAAATTTTGTCCAAAAAGTCGCTGATGCTGGCTGTACACGTTTTATCGTGCATGCGAGAACCGCTTGGTTACAAGGTCTTAGCCCAAAACAAAATCGCGAGATACCGCCACTGCGTTACGATGACGTCTATCGCCTCAAACAAGATTTTGCTGAATTGGATATCGAAATCAACGGTGGTATCGAGACAATCAGCGATATTGACATGCATTTACAGCATCTAGACGGCGTTATGATTGGACGCGCTTTTTATCATAACCCTTACTTACTGGCAGAAGCCAATAGCTTGTGGGGACATGCTGTTCCTAAACGCTCACAGATTTTAGAGCAGCTCTACCCCTATTTAGAACAACAGATTGCCAAAGGTGAGGCTCTACCAACGATGACTCGGCACTATCTGGGACTGTTTCAAGGGTTAACAGGTGCTCGTAAATGGCGACAATCCCTAAGTGGTAAACCGCAACTAACGCTTGATGAGGTTAAACGAGCAGCTGATGAGGTTTTACTGTTGAATCCTGACGCCTAATTAAAAGAATGGCTCAATAGTTACGTTTCTAGTGATTGTAATACCTATATTGTTCATGCTGTTTGAGCAATATACTGTCCAATTGCCACGCCGTTGTTGATCATGTGCATTAACATAGGCAACAGCAATGAGCCTGATTTGACACGAGCATAGCAAAAGAGAAGTGCTAGCACCACGATGGTACTGATTTCGTAGATACCATACTGCACGTGAATCACCGCAAATATCAAGCTGGTCACTAAACTTGCCACAATTGCTCCATGATGTCTCCATTGAGATGTCACGAATTGCTCTGAGATAGCAGACCATAGTATGCCGCGAAATACCAATTCCTCATATAATGGCGCAACGATCACCATGGCAAAGACCAATAACCAGACCGAGCTGACTGATTGGTATAAAGGGTCGACAAATACCAATGGTGTTTCATCCAAAAAATACGTCAATACTTGACTACCAATCATAAAGAGTATCAACAACCCAAGCATCTTCATGCCTGTCGAAAAAGCAAATGGCTTCAATGCCAAATACTGGCGGCTGTTACCGCCCCGCAAGCGAATAATTAAGACGCTAATCGCTACTAATAATACACAGCCAATGATGATTGAATAACTGATCACTGTGCCATCATTACCACCAAAAAAGAATATATCAGCGACGGTTGTATTTTTAGTAGAAGGCAATACCAACTTGCCTGCAAAGTACACCCCCAGCAATTGGCTTATAAAAAAAGCGAGCACCATACCTATGGTCAACAGACAAGCTCCTAAGCGAGAAAATAAAGGAGACTGCTTAGATAGGGGTGTAGGATTGTCTGAATCAATAGCACTTTTTGGCATAAAGTCGTTACTCAAAAGGACAGTCTATCAGTCCAAATCTATAATGAAGTGAATAGTAGTCGGTAATTAATCTTTACTCTGCCAGCTGTTTCTGAATCAACACTAGTACCTGCAATGCTACTGATCTTGGATGCTCAAGCGGGAACATGTGACCACCCGCATGGGTTTCATAAGGAATGCCCAATCGTGATTTGACTTGCTGTGGAAAGCGACGTTTTAAAAAAAGACTGTCCTCACCAATGATTAAGATAACCGGCGGTTTGGGAGCACGATTTGGTGCAAGCCAATACCAAGAGGGATTGGTGCGAAATACAGCTACTTCACTGGCTTTCGGGATGGCCAAGGTCACTTTGCCATCGGCGCGCTCATGCAAACCGTGATCGATGTATCCTTGAAAACTACGCTCATCAAAATCTTTAAAAAATCCTTTGTGGCGCATTTTTTCATAAGCGTCTTGCCGACTATCCCACACATCGCGGCGATGCTTGGACACGCCTGCTGGCGACAGTTTATCCATCAAACGGTTATTCATGAGTGGCAATCTATCAGCCGTCTTTGCCAAATGCCATAGCAAACTGACTTTGCCATAAATCCAAGGCGGATCCATAAGTACCGCTTGGCTAAAGCGCGCAGGCGATTTATATAATGCTTGTAAAGTACACATAGCACCAAGTGAGTGACCCACTCCAACGACTTGCGTAACGCCATGCTTCTCACAGGTATTTTTCACACTATCGATAATCTGCTGCGTCAGACTACGCCAATGGTCATCGACTGGATAATCAGGGGTAGCGCCCAACATCGCAATATACTCAATCGTAAAAAACTCAGTCAGTGCTTCAAAAAACGGTGCGTAGACAGCACTTGGCATGCCATTGGCATGAGCAAAATGGATAACTGGCTTGTTCGTTATTTTAGATACAGGTAACACCTCAAAGGCATTCACATCAATTTTATCACTCATAATAGGCACTCATTAGATCATTATGAATAGGTTAAACGTTTTTATCATGATTGACCTCTTTCATTCTTTGCCCAAAATCTGACAAGGTTATCAATTTTTGTGTTTGTTTTTACCTACAATTAAGGCTGAGCATAGTTCTATACTCAGCCTTAACAATCATACACAGTAAATCTGAAATATTAAACGCTTAACGCATCTTCGCATTACCTTCTTCTTGCGGCAAAAAACCATCCAAACTCATGCTAGAACCAATACCTGCGCCCAGTTGTACGGCAAAACGATCCATAAACATTTGGAACGGATCGGTTGGACTGTAATTAATGATAGTATCAAGATCCAATTTTTTGCTAAGACTTGTGATACTACCTGTTTTGTCTGCCAAACCTAGCTCTATAGACTGCTCACCTGTCCAGAACAACCCTGAAAACAGTTTGTTCTGCTCAGGGTTTTTCAAGCGATCACCGCGGCCTTCTTTAACGGCATTGATGAAATGCTTGTGCGTATTGGCAAGCACACCTTCGACATGTTTTTCTTCGTAGTCAGTCAATGGACGCGACAAGCTCAAGATGTCTTTGTACTCACCCGCTGTGATAGTACGATCTTCTACGCCAACCTTATCCATTAAACCTTTGACATTGTAGCTTGGCATAATGACACCGATAGAACCAACCAAGCTCGATGGATTGACATAGATCTCATCTGCGGCAGAGGCAATATAATAAGCACCTGAAGCACCAATATCACCGATAACGGCATAAAGCTTTTTGTCTGGGTACTCTTTACGCAGATCCATCATGGTCTGCCAAATCTCATCAGACTGTACTGGTGAACCGCCCGGTGAGTTAATGTCTAACGCCACCGCTTTAGAGTTACTGTTTTCAAAAGCGTCTCTCAATGCCTCATTGACATCGTAGGCATTGGCCACGTCATCATTACTGATCACACCTTGAAGCTCAACCACCGCTAAATGCGGCTGACTCGTATCGACCCCATCTATACCCGTAGTCGGTGTGCTACAACTACGACCCAGCATCAAAAATATCAGCAATAGATAACCAAAGGTCAATAGTTTAAAAAAGATACTCCAGCGACGAGCACGGCGTTGCTCAACCACGCTAGCCAATAAGGTGTTTTCCAGCACTCGCCACTCTTGACCACTCGGCGGGCTTTGCTGCTGCATTGATACGGGCTGGTTTGCCGAATTATCAGGACGTTTGTTAGGGTCTGGTGGCCAGTTGGGCATATAACTTCCTAAGTCAGAAACAATCTAAAACAATAAAAAAGATAACGTAGAAAAAATCTAGAACGAGAGTGGATTCTCACACCCTATACTTTTAACTTGTCACGGTCATCTGTATTAACAAGCTGCTAAGTATGGTGGTATTTCATTTATGGTTCAATAGTATAACTGTGAAATATCACGATATTGTAACGCCTGTCATATAAGTACTATTTTTGAGGTGACACGTTGCCAATCTCACCTAGCGATAATGCCGCCTCTAGCCCTTTATCATCATAAGTCATAATTTCATCTATTTTTTGATGTCTCAGTACCTCGGTCGTGATCTGTGATTCGCTATGTCCAAGCCAAGTGGTATGGGATGAGGTTTGATTGTTAGAAGCATCAGCGGAACACAGTAACGACCACATTTGCCAGACCCGTTGGTGAGTATCAGCATTTAAAATAAGGCGCGATAATGGGTCATTTACTTGCTGAACAGTTGAGTGATCGCTCGATATGCGCGTTTGAATAGTAGAAGGCAATGATTTGAGGGGGTGAGCTGCATCATACTTTAATATTTGGATGGGCAAGCTGGTATCAATCGCTATCGTACAATCCCAAACACTGGCATCCCCTACCTTACTCCAACCCGTTAGTGCTTGAATGGTTAACGCTCCATTAGGTAGTTGCCATGTCTTACCTTGTTCGCAGGGTTGAGTACTCACACCTAACCTACCTTCAGGATGATTAATGGTCTGATACGCTTGCTGCAAATTGCCCCAGCGCTCAGAGCGACCGGCTTGCCAATATTGGCCGATAGGAATACGCGCAGCCAACTGTGCGACTGTCATGGGCAATATCTCAGATTGCCTGATACCAGACGTAGCAAACGTGTCATCATTATTGAGCGTAGTCGTTAATCCAGCATAGCCACTCTGCACTATGACCCCTTCTAGCGCATCGACAGATAGACTACCTAACTGCTGCTCCAATGCCGTAAATAGCTTATCAGCTGTTAACTTGCTTGGCATCGTTCGTATGGTAGCAGACCTATGATCTGCTAAAAATAGCCAATTTATATTTTTATTCTTACTTGTACGCTCATTATTTCCATTAGGATACTGC
This is a stretch of genomic DNA from Psychrobacter alimentarius. It encodes these proteins:
- the recR gene encoding recombination mediator RecR; this encodes MLTAKFDLLVKQLRVLPGVGQKSAQRMALHLLTKKRPQGMALAQALDEAMRDIVECQRCHSFSDEAVCPLCQDPRRDDGLLCVVETAADVMAIEQTAGYRGRYFVLGGHLSPIDGISADDLNIDQLVWRVKQEPVEELILATGTTVEGQTTAHFISEAVGRHVNKITRLAQGVPMGGELEYLDSMTLGQAMQNRSFL
- a CDS encoding YbaB/EbfC family nucleoid-associated protein, producing MNIQALMQQAQTMQKKVEANVENAKKELANKEVQAEAGSGLVKVTMTGRHVVKRLTIDPSLLEDEPDMIEDLIAAAINDAVRQADELYEETMAGATSGMGLPPGMQGMF
- a CDS encoding O-succinylhomoserine sulfhydrylase, with protein sequence MSQSQTYDESNVNPLDPNWRNDALDLGLDYGMQTIAVRAGQHRTDEGEHSEPIFTTSSYVYQSAADAAAHFDGTKTGNVYSRHTNPSVRTFERRLAALENGERAVATASGMGAILTMCLAYLKAGDHLLAANQLFGSSIGLFNNYMVKYGVEVSYVDCFDNDAWAKALQPNTKVIYCESPSNPLAQICDLGYLSELCKANDILLVVDNCFATPALQRPLDLGADVVIHSATKYLDGQGRVLGGALVGSDKLMQEAFTVVRSGGISMSPFNAWVFTKGLETLKLRMQAHCHNANQVAAFLVDHPNVSKVHFSGLSDHPAHELATHQHHMKDGYGAIMGFEVKASDDRDAKAAAWHVIDSTQMVSITNNLGDAKTTITHPATTTHFRLTAQERAEAGVNDGLIRLSVGLEDVEDIIKDLARGLDSL
- a CDS encoding phospholipase D family protein, whose translation is MSMFSIEPNNLALSLTLGLSLSLSGCQVLPKQPHLPESVALSARVDALYQQEGDQVSAQDTADNTNLVAAISEQNNIHPELSGYHPIVTGANAFASRSILTEMATRNIDAQYYIWHNDQSGQLLLKDLWRAAERGVIVRLLLDDFNNNAEFDQHLLRFASHPNIAVRIINPLVHRKLQTLNYVTGLPRINRRMHNKSMTFDKQITIIGGRNIGNEYLSNDQNSQFADLDVLLIGKVVGDIDNSFASYWSSPLSFDIETLVTPDNDVPSGFLEALDKLGPEDKDDNRSDVTVYKTAIEESTIDEDLLNKRVPFRWTDMQFLSDDVGKLSKTVSSETNLVHQLRTLLGSPTKQLTIISSYFVPTKDGVNTLVKLAESGIDIKILTNSFDATDVTAVHSGYIQWRPVLLKAGVRIYELKSTASEEKRENKLWKARSQSSTSLHAKTFAVDDYQVFIGSYNVDPRSANINTEMGVIINDDQLAKQLHGALSDDLLNQAYEVKLLDNGKLQWHTMEDDKKVVYDSEPRVDVSDHVWLTIMSWLPIDWLL
- a CDS encoding MFS transporter codes for the protein MPSRSQYALMSAKDKNIVLLVCFSSAVAFFDFLIYLYIADVVATNFFPVSVNPTITKIQGLGLFAIGYLARPIGGLIFGRYGDIKGRKPVLLISMLVTVISLAAMAMLPTYAQWGLVAPALFIILRLIQGIAFGLYVPLAWVFVAEHVPRQYSSVACSYVTASFYVGVLFSNAFFLWLTNSMTPDQLADYGWRLPFLTGAILSLVPLLAWRWIDESPFFVEMKKSKPDNYIAKPFRLLFKHCKHSIFIGMVLTIILSSITTVIVLLLPDLIELRFALDSDLFGFSHSLGIVFMVLGCIFYGLISNQQNFGKVLAIGSTLLIIQMLLFFYHLQASGDYILIMYSLLGFSAGIVGMVPAILVRLFPTNVRLTGMAFCYNMAYGIVGVLVPFGLGYATLYVSFSPALYIAFVGFIGIIMGIYFYNLPEFKKIDEVI
- the dusA gene encoding tRNA dihydrouridine(20/20a) synthase DusA, with translation MVDMTNKRLSVAPMIDWTTTDYRYFARLFNPHTYLYTEMISTGALIHGNRARHLRFDALEHPLVLQLGGADTTEMTQCAVFAQQYGYDEVNINVGCPSDRVQYNKIGACLMAEPHTVADLVKHMQAAVDIPVTVKHRIGIDDFDSYEFMANFVQKVADAGCTRFIVHARTAWLQGLSPKQNREIPPLRYDDVYRLKQDFAELDIEINGGIETISDIDMHLQHLDGVMIGRAFYHNPYLLAEANSLWGHAVPKRSQILEQLYPYLEQQIAKGEALPTMTRHYLGLFQGLTGARKWRQSLSGKPQLTLDEVKRAADEVLLLNPDA
- a CDS encoding CPBP family intramembrane glutamic endopeptidase — translated: MPKSAIDSDNPTPLSKQSPLFSRLGACLLTIGMVLAFFISQLLGVYFAGKLVLPSTKNTTVADIFFFGGNDGTVISYSIIIGCVLLVAISVLIIRLRGGNSRQYLALKPFAFSTGMKMLGLLILFMIGSQVLTYFLDETPLVFVDPLYQSVSSVWLLVFAMVIVAPLYEELVFRGILWSAISEQFVTSQWRHHGAIVASLVTSLIFAVIHVQYGIYEISTIVVLALLFCYARVKSGSLLLPMLMHMINNGVAIGQYIAQTA
- a CDS encoding alpha/beta hydrolase, which translates into the protein MSDKIDVNAFEVLPVSKITNKPVIHFAHANGMPSAVYAPFFEALTEFFTIEYIAMLGATPDYPVDDHWRSLTQQIIDSVKNTCEKHGVTQVVGVGHSLGAMCTLQALYKSPARFSQAVLMDPPWIYGKVSLLWHLAKTADRLPLMNNRLMDKLSPAGVSKHRRDVWDSRQDAYEKMRHKGFFKDFDERSFQGYIDHGLHERADGKVTLAIPKASEVAVFRTNPSWYWLAPNRAPKPPVILIIGEDSLFLKRRFPQQVKSRLGIPYETHAGGHMFPLEHPRSVALQVLVLIQKQLAE
- the sppA gene encoding signal peptide peptidase SppA, with amino-acid sequence MPNWPPDPNKRPDNSANQPVSMQQQSPPSGQEWRVLENTLLASVVEQRRARRWSIFFKLLTFGYLLLIFLMLGRSCSTPTTGIDGVDTSQPHLAVVELQGVISNDDVANAYDVNEALRDAFENSNSKAVALDINSPGGSPVQSDEIWQTMMDLRKEYPDKKLYAVIGDIGASGAYYIASAADEIYVNPSSLVGSIGVIMPSYNVKGLMDKVGVEDRTITAGEYKDILSLSRPLTDYEEKHVEGVLANTHKHFINAVKEGRGDRLKNPEQNKLFSGLFWTGEQSIELGLADKTGSITSLSKKLDLDTIINYSPTDPFQMFMDRFAVQLGAGIGSSMSLDGFLPQEEGNAKMR